In one window of Malassezia japonica chromosome 9, complete sequence DNA:
- the CDC10 gene encoding cell division control protein (COG:D; COG:T; COG:Z; EggNog:ENOG503NUHB): MSASESAATPLSGYVGFDTLTKQIETKLLRRGFQFNVMVVGQSGLGKSSMINTLFSSNLLTTKGRVDPSDEVRQTTSINATSHNIIENGVKLKLNIVDTPGYGDLINNEHCWEPIVKYIKDQYSIYLRKELTAVRERNIPDSRVHAVLFFINPSGHSLRSIDIQVLKKLGDIANVIPVIAKSDSLTLGERELFKKRIRASLQSNGIRVYPFDHEDYEEEEREANSLVQSLLPFAVVSAEKTFEADGQLIRGRQVGSGLINVENKAHCEFVQLRDFLLRTNLHDLIETTSNTYYESFRSKQLLALKESSAKQQAQHAQQQYTSAQPPVQGGAPQGAPVAAPGA; encoded by the exons ATGTCCGCCAGCGAGTCTGCTGCCACGCCCCTTTCGGGCTACGTCGGTTTCGACACTCTTACGAAGCAAATCGAGACGAAGCTCCTTCGTCGTGGTTTCCAGTTCAATGTCATGGTTGTGGGCCAGTCGGGCCTCGGCAAGAGCTCGATGATCAACACGCTCTTTTCGTCGAACCTGCTTACGACCAAGGGCCGTGTGGACCcctcggacgaggtgcgccagACGACGAGCATCAATGCCACCTCTCACA ACATTATCGAGAACGGCGTCAAGCTGAAGCTCAACATTGTCGACACCCCCGGCTACGGTGATCTGATCAACAACGAGCACTGCTGGGAGCCCATCGTGAAGTACATCAAGGACCAGTACAGCATCTacctgcgcaaggagctgACTGCCGTGCGTGAGCGCAACATCCCCGACTCGCGCGTGCACGCTGTGCTGTTCTTTATCAACCCTTCCGGCcactcgctgcgctcgatcgACATCCAGGTGCTGAAGAAGCTCGGCGACATTGCGAACGTCATCCCCGTCATTGCCAAGTCGGACTCGctgacgctcggcgagcgcgagctcttcaagaagcgcatccgcgcctcgctgcaGTCGAACGGTATCCGTGTGTACCCCTTTGACCACGAGGACtacgaggaggaggagcgcgaggcgaacAGCCTGGTGCAGAGCCTCCTCCCCTTTGCGGTGGTGAGCGCGGAAAAGACGTTTGAGGCCGACGGCCAGCTTATCCGTGGCCGCCAGGTCGGCAGCGGTCTGATCAATGTCGAAAACAAGGCACACTGCGAGTttgtgcagctgcgcgactttTTGCTGCGCACGAACCTGCACGACCTGATCGAGACGACGTCGAACACGTACTACGAGTCCTTCCGCTCGAAGCAGCTCCTGGCGCTCAAGGAGAGCAGCGCCAAGCAGCAGGCACAGCACGCACAGCAGCAGTACACAAGTGCGCAACCGCCTGTGCAgggtggcgcgccgcagggtGCGCctgtcgctgcgccgggtGCGTAA
- the ATP2 gene encoding atp2, beta subunit of the F1 sector of mitochondrial F1F0 ATP synthase (BUSCO:EOG09261T74; EggNog:ENOG503NVU5; COG:C) encodes MPIIQRSAIRAVSRASRTANRVARQNAAGLSTAARLALPAVRASAAAPSFAKAANVQTRGLATEAASTKGEVGNISTVIGAVVDVHFSSDNLPEIFNALEVLDMKQGRLVLEVAQHIGENTVRCIAMDGTEGLVRGQRVQDTGAPITIPVGGATLGRIMNVIGEAIDERGPIKGSALRSIHRAPPEFVEQSTESEILETGIKVVDLLAPYARGGKIGLFGGAGVGKTVLIQELINNVAKAHGGFSVFTGVGERTREGNDLYHEMIETGVINLEGDSKVALVFGQMNEPPGARARVALTGLTIAEYFRDDEGQDVLLFIDNIFRFTQAGSETSALLGRIPSAVGYQPTLSTDMGMMQERITTTKKGSITSVQAVYVPADDVTDPAPATTFAHLDATTVLDRGIAELGIYPAVDPLNSNSRMLDPSIVGHEHYNVTTGVQKLLQDYKALQDIIAILGMDELSEEDKLTVERARKMQRFMSQPFAVAQVFTGIEGRLVSLKDTIKACKEILEGKHDALPEAAFYMVGSIEDVIAKAEEISKQGK; translated from the exons ATGCCCATCATTCAGCGCTCTGCCATCCGCGCTGTCTCCCGCGCTTCTCGCACGGCTAACCGTGTGGCCCGCCAGAACGCTGCCGGTCTTTCGACCGCTGCCCGTCTGGCTCTGCCGGCTGTCCGCGCCTCGGCTGCTGCCCCCAGCTTTGCCAAGGCTGCCAACGTCCAGA CTCGCGGCCTTGCCACTGAGGCTGCCTCGACCAAGGGCGAGGTCGGCAACATCTCTACCGTCATTGGTGCCGTTGTCGATGTCCACTTCAGCTCGGACAACCTCCCCGAGATCTTcaacgcgctcgaggtTCTCGACATGAAGCAGGGTCGCCTGGTTCTCGAGGTCGCCCAGCACATTGGTGAGAACACCGTCCGCTGCATTGCCATGGACGGTACCGAGGGTCTCGTCCGTGGCCAGCGCGTCCAGGACACGGGTGCCCCCATCACCATCCCCGTCGGTGGTGCCACTCTTGGCCGTATCATGAACGTCATTGGTGAGGCCATTGACGAGCGTGGCCCCATCAAGGGCTCGGCCCTGCGCTCGATCCACCGTGCTCCCCCGGAGTTTGTCGAGCAGTCGACCGAGTCGGAGATTCTCGAGACCGGTATCAaggtcgtcgacctgctTGCCCCCTACGCCCGTGGTGGTAAGATTGGTCTGTTCGGTGGTGCCGGTGTCGGCAAGACCGTGTTGATTCAGGAGCTGATCAACAACGTCGCCAAGGCCCACGGTGGTTTCTCGGTGTTCACCGGTGTCGGTGAGCGTACTCGTGAGGGTAACGATCTGTACCACGAGATGATCGAGACTGGTGTCATCAACCTCGAGGGTGACTCGAAGGTGGCCCTGGTGTTCGGTCAGATGAACGAGCCCCCGGGTGCCCGTGCCCGTGTTGCCCTGACCGGTCTCACGATCGCCGAGTACTTCCGTGACGACGAGGGTCAGGATGTGCTGCTCTTCATCGACAACATTTTCCGTTTCACCCAGGCCGGTTCGGagacctcggcgctgctcggtcGTATCCCCTCGGCTGTCGGTTACCAGCCCACCCTCTCGACCGACATGGGTATGATGCAGGAGCGTATCACCACCACCAAGAAGGGTTCGATTACCTCGGTGCAGGCCGTCTACGTCCCCGCCGACGATGTGACTGACCCTGCCCCGGCCACCACCTTCGCCCACCTGGACGCCACCACTGTGCTGGACCGTGGTATTGCCGAGCTGGGTATCTACCCCGCTGTCGACCCCCTGAACTCGAACTCGCGTATGCTTGACCCGTCCATTGTCGGTCACGAGCACTACAACGTCACCACTGGTGTCCAGAAGCTGCTCCAGGACTACAAGGCGCTCCAAGATATCATTGCCATTCTGGGTATGGACGAGCTGTCGGAGGAGGACAAGCTCACTGTCGAGCGTGCCCGTAAGATGCAGCGTTTCATGTCGCAGCCCTTCGCTGTCGCCCAGGTCTTCACTGGTATCGAGGGTCGCCTGGTCTCCCTGAAGGACACCATCAAGGCCTGCAAGGAGATCCTTGAGGGCAAGCACGACGCTCTCCCCGAGGCCGCCTTCTACATGGTCGGCTCCATCGAGGACGTCATTGCCAAGGCTGAGGAGATCAGCAAGCAGGGCAAGTAA
- a CDS encoding uncharacterized protein (EggNog:ENOG503P7ZF) codes for MERTRYDARASPSAPAPVDTNVVRVPRAQSVLGKSSTPAPAAPRARAPISIRPIRARTQPTPQASPQETRQPSPVLRASTTRDAAASTTTPPAQPRAQSANTSGRRAAFQGTTDTPPSTGGTTVGTGARVVAPSRAPSRAARSATTTRCPSRIGDGPRSASPVQLGSSPEGRGRPWAASATPNTADSDRMARVRRSPTSPTSEVRNARLSPSPPRSKQRPESRVGAAPVAPVVQRARSDVTPRAADLSGSFLEHGRSPASALGTPAGQHAHPFTPHVAHATPEVRPSNEQFDAKNERKLLDLEISNKSLLVINATLESAKLKQAKELRMLRQQIFHAQVEQASDPTEVYGLESQAVGGELAELLQTTKMQDKESLPAQVARAFAQQDEELHEMHARCRQTIDTLMEEARAAILARPDGEQSKSRVLHPSEIAHDGEEADEDGLAPLPSPRGTPDPHAAHAQDLSVD; via the exons ATGGAGCGGACGCGGTacgacgcacgcgcgtcgccgagcgcaccggcgccggtggATACAAACGTAGTGCGCGTTCCTAGAGCGCAGAGCGTGCTGGGAAAGAGCAGCACGCCAGctcccgccgcgccgcgcgcgcgtgcgccgatTTCCATACGGCCGATCCGCGCGCGGACACAGCCGACGCCCCAGGCGTCGCCGCAAGAGACGCGGCAGCCGTCgccggtgctgcgcgcATCCACAACAAGAGACGCGGCGGCTAGCACGACCACGCCcccggcgcagccgcgcgcacAAAGCGCCAACACGTcggggcgacgcgccgctttTCAGGGCACC ACCGACACGCCGCCCAGCACGGGTGGGACGACCGTCGGGACAGGCGCGCGtgtcgtcgcgccgtcgcgcgcgccgtcgcgtgcggcacggtcggcgacgacaaCGCGGTGCccgtcgcgcatcggcgacgggccccggagcgcctcgccggtcCAGCTCGGCTCCTCGCCCGAGGGCCGGGGGCGGCCGTGGGCGGCGTCCGCTACGCCAAACACCGCAGACAGCGACCGCATGGcccgcgtgcggcgctcgccgacctcgccgacgagcgaAGTGCGCAATGCGCGCCTTTCGCCAAGCCCCCCCCGCTCCAAGCAGCGCCCAGAGAGCCGCGTCGGAGCGGCGCCCGTGGCGCCCGtggtgcagcgtgcgcgcagcgacgtgacgccgcgcgcggccgacctCAGCGGCTCGTTCCTCGAACACGGCCGGTCCcccgcgtcggcgctcggcacgccggccggGCAGCACGCACACCCCTTTAcgccgcacgtcgcgcatgcGACGCCCGAGGTGCGGCCGTCCAACGAGCAATTCGATGCGAAAAACGAACGCAAGCTGCTGGATTTGGAGATTTCCAACAAAAGCTTGCTGGTGATCaatgcgacgctcgagtcggCCAAGCTCAAGCAGGCTAAAGAGCTACGTATGCTGCGCCAGCAAATCTTCCACGCacaggtcgagcaggcctCGGACCCGACCGAGGTGTACGGCCTCGAGTcgcaggcggtcggcggcgagctggccgagctGTTGCAGACTACCAAGATGCAAGACAAGGAGAGTCTTCCCGCGCAGGTTGCGCGCGCctttgcgcagcaggacgaggagctgcacgagATGCACGCACGATGCCGTCAGACCATCGACACGCTGATGGaagaggcgcgtgcggcgatcCTTGCGCggcccgacggcgagcaGTCCAAGAGCCGTGTGTTGCACCCCTCGGAGattgcgcacgacggcgaggaggcggacgaggacgggCTTGCCCCCCTCCCCTCGCcccgcggcacgcccgatccgcacgcggcgcacgcgcaggaCCTGTCGGTCGACTAG
- the VTS1 gene encoding Flap-structured DNA-binding and RNA-binding protein (COG:J; COG:T; EggNog:ENOG503NVVA), with product MSDYRMRASFSPSGTGIHRTPSPNPPEHQRSPRNPMGNPMRYSHGKMGLPNDGIMRIPQPAQVTPDAGRLSNAQVQNLASRNLRPSSEMLPMGQQGTPETEVIDKWFEDLQNYEATLEEMAAASLDQNFKEELSAIEQWFRVLSEAERTAALYSLLQESTQVQIRFFITVLQQMARNDPVGAFLSPNTANSSVGEQLESKMASLGIKTPTSVAASPSTRGFQRQSTGFLSPNSASLYGSSPDVSAALAAQRSKMKNNRTSAPGTLPMDSMSYTGGNLDHVQEKPSGQQRERPRSTEHSTLARSPRGGPIDDALSPMGVGGGSWASMVNTPIMSMLDENQAQTGDTSAKLDAQHEGDTSRARRSSASQSNVQGVLSSMYDQGSQSWHNQAGGLPNSPPNVGSPQFNNFSVPTMSPNTLAGLQSPSGGMSNPANLQMMNTMAAIGGLNNMNSSQLLALQQQILQQQQNLSGFQQSARMGRGGSRAGVPPMLNNPAQTPSRSTGSNTLPRHPVGSPVTATPQGEEEVADISVLNDVPAWLRHLRLHKYTPNFEGSNWREMVQMNEQALIDKGVAALGARRKMLKTFEAVRQKYNIPAPAGTETSLGSRSDASEAESEHDS from the coding sequence ATGTCTGACTATCGCATGCGCGCTTCATTCTCTCCTAGCGGCACGGGGATCCATCGCACGCCGTCTCCCAACCCCCCCGAGCACCAGCGGTCGCCGCGGAATCCCATGGGCAACCCGATGCGCTACTCGCATGGCAAGATGGGCCTCCCCAACGACGGGATCATGCGTATTCCGCAGCCTGCGCAGGTTACCCCGGACGCTGGGCGTCTGAGCAATGCGCAGGTCCAAAATTTGGCGAGCCGCAACCTCCGCCCCAGCAGCGAGATGCTGCCCATGGGCCAGCAAGGCACGCCCGAGACGGAGGTCATTGACAAGTGGTTCGAGGACTTGCAAAACTacgaggcgacgctcgaggaaaTGGCTGCCGCCTCCCTCGACCAAAACTTTAAGGAGGAGCTGAGCGCTATCGAGCAGTGGTTCCGCGTGCTGTCGgaggcggagcgcaccGCAGCGCTCTACAGCCTGCTGCAAGAGTCGACGCAGGTGCAAATCCGCTTCTTTATCACCGTCCTCCAGCAAATGGCCCGGAACGACCCGGTGGGCGCGTTCCTCTCGCCCAACACCGCCAACAGCTCGGTgggcgagcagctggaGTCCAAGATGGCGTCGCTCGGTATCAAGACGCCTACGTCGGtcgccgcatcgccgagcacgcgcggTTTCCAGCGCCAGAGCACGGGCTTCCTCTCGCCGAACTCGGCGTCGCTCTACGGGTCGAGCCCGGacgtctcggcggcgctcgcggcgcagcgcagcaaaATGAAGAACAAccgcacctcggcgccgggcacGCTCCCGATGGACTCGATGAGCTACACCGGTGGCAACCTCGACCACGTCCAGGAGAAGCCCAGCGGCCAGCAACGCGAAcgcccgcgctcgaccgagCACAGCACCCTCGCCCGTTCGCCACGCGGCGGTCCGATTGACGACGCGCTGTCCCCGATGGGCGTCGGTGGCGGGAGCTGGGCGAGCATGGTCAACACCCCGATCATGTCGATGCTCGATGAGAACCAGGCGCAGACCGGCGATACCAgcgccaagctcgacgcgcagcacgaggGCGACAccagccgcgcgcgccgcagcagcgcgagccaGTCCAACGTGCAAGGCGTGCTGAGCTCCATGTACGACCAAGGCAGCCAGAGCTGGCATAACCAGGCCGGCGGCCTGCCCAACAGCCCCCCCAACGTGGGCAGCCCCCAATTTAACAACTTCTCCGTTCCGACCATGAGCCCCAACACCCTCGCCGGGCTGCAGAGCCCGTCGGGTGGCATGTCCAACCCCGCGAACCTGCAAATGATGAATACGATGGCCGCCATTGGCGGACTGAACAACATGAACTCGTCCCAACTGCTGGCCCTCCAGCAGCAGAtcctgcagcagcagcaaaACCTGTCAGGATTCCAGCAGTCGGCACGCAtgggccgcggcggatcGCGTGCGGGCGTGCCACCGATGCTCAACAACCCCGCGCAaacgccgtcgcgcagcaccggcAGCAACACGCTCCCGCGGCACCCCGTCGGCTCGCCCGTGACCGCCACGCCAcagggcgaggaggaggtcGCAGACATCTCGGTGCTCAACGATGTGCCCGCATGGCTGCGCCATCTCCGCCTGCACAAGTACACGCCGAACTTTGAAGGAAGCAACTGGCGCGAGATGGTCCAGATGaacgagcaggcgctgaTTGACAAgggcgtcgccgcgctcggcgcccgccggAAAATGCTCAAGACGTTCGAGGCAGTGCGCCAAAAGTACAACATCCCCGCACCTGCCGGAACCGAGACATCGCTCGGCTCCCGCTCGGATGCCAGCGAAGCCGAATCGGAACACGACTCGTAG
- a CDS encoding uncharacterized protein (COG:H; EggNog:ENOG503NVZV), with the protein MSATDAVSGKRIDGTRLATSIRASVADRVAALKAKHEGIVPHLVIIQVGEQSASSTYIRMKRQAAEQCGIRATHVQFPADATEAQLSAEVERLNDDDGVDGILIQLPLGEHISADAERRILEQVKPAKDVDGFHTLNIGQLSSRACDPYFFPCTPAGIIRLLADAGLDDLSGLHAVVMGRSDIVGNPMVSLLRGKNCTVTQVHSKSKDVESLIRLADVLIVAIGVPKFVKGEWLKPGAVVIDVGTNYVPDSTRKSGQRLVGDVDYASAEPVAKAITPVPGGVGPMTVAMLMDNTYIAAERRADRLTERPRAVTTPNPLELVRPVPSDIEIARAQTPKPIGAVAQEIGLLKSELELYGNTKAKVALSVLERLQHRTNGKYIVVAGITPTPLGEGKSTTTIGLAQALGAHLGKPAFACVRQPSQGPTFGIKGGAAGGGYSQVIPMEEFNLHLTGDNHAVQAANNLLAAAIDTRMFHEATQKDAALFDRLCPKKKGVRTFAPVMLKRLSKLGIDKTDPDALTDEEKARFARLDIDPETVTWRRVTDTNDRYLRDITVGQAPTEKGLTRRTGFDIAVASECMAVLALSRDVADMRERLGNMVIGSSRAGEPVTADDIGAGGALTVLMKDAIKPNLMQTLEGTPVFVHAGPFANIAHGNSSILADAVALKLAGREENEPSSRTGYVITEAGFGADIGMEKFCNIKCRESGLVPDATVLVATVRALKSHGGGPDVSPGKPLSEVYTQENLEILRAGCSNLAKHIDNAKKHGLKVVVAVNTFATDTPAETQLVVQEALKAGADAAVPSDHWANGGAGAVDLAKAVIEQLQDTDSQFQFLYDVEQPIDAKIETIAKAMYGADGIEVLPEARHQIDTYTRQGYANLPICMAKTHLSLSHDPLLKGAPTGFTVPIRSVRLAAGARFLYPLCGAMQTMPGLSTRPGYYDIDLDASGQVQGLF; encoded by the exons ATGTCTGCGACAGACGCTGTTAGCGGGAAGCGGAtcgacggcacgcgcctcgctaC CTCGATTCGCGCCTCGGTTGCGGACCGCGTTGCGGCGCTCAAGGCGAAGCATGAGGGAATTGTGCCCCACCTCGTCATCATCCAGGTGGGCGAGcagagcgcctcgtcgacgtacaTCCGCATGAAgcgccaggccgccgaACAGTGCGGCATCCGTGCGACGCATGTGCAGTTTCCGGCGGATGCGACCGAGGCACAGCTCTctgccgaggtcgagcgcctgaacgacgacgacggcgtgGACGGTATCCTGATCCAGCTCCCGCTTGGCGAGCACAtcagcgccgacgcggagcgccgcatcctcgagcaggtcaaGCCGGCGAAGGACGTCGACGGCTTCCACACGCTCAACATCGGCCAgctctcgtcgcgcgcgtgcgatcCCTACTTTTTCccgtgcacgccggcgGGCATCATCCGCCTGCTCGCAGACGCaggcctcgacgacctctCGGGCCTGCACGCGGTCGTGATGGGCCGCAGCGATATTGTCGGCAACCCCATGGTGAGCCTGTTGCGCGGGAAAAACTGCACCGTGACGCAGGTGCACTCCAAGTCGAAGGACGTCGAGAGCCTGAttcgcctcgccgacgtgctcaTCGTCGCGATTGGCGTGCCCAAATTTGTCAAGGGCGAGTGGCTCAAGCCGGGCGCGGTCGTGATCGACGTGGGCACAAACTACGTGCCGGATTCGACGCGCAAGTCgggccagcgcctcgtcggtgaCGTCGACTACGCGTCCGCCGAGCCGGTCGCCAAGGCTATCacgccggtgccgggcggcgtcgggccGATGACCGTCGCGATGCTCATGGACAATACGTACattgccgccgagcgccgcgccgaccgcctgACCGAGCGCCCGCGCGCGGTCACCACGCCGAacccgctcgagctcgtgcgcccggtgccgagcgacaTTGAGATTGCGCGCGCACAGACGCCCAAGCCCATCGGGGCCGTCGCCCAAGAAATCGGCCTGTTGAAgagcgagctcgagctctaCGGCAACAccaaggccaaggtcgCGCTCAGTGTGCTCGAACGCCTGCAGCACCGCACCAACGGCAAGTACATTGTCGTCGCGGGCATCACCCccacgccgctcggcgagggcaAGTCGACGACCACGATTggtctcgcgcaggcgctcggtgcgcacctcggcaagcCCGCGTTTGCGTGTGTGCGCCAGCCATCACAGGGCCCTACGTTTGGTATCAAAGGcggtgcggccggcggcggctacTCGCAGGTGATTCCCATGGAGGAGTTCAACCTGCACCTCACTGGCGACAACCACGCGGTGCAGGCGGCCAACAACCTTTTGGCTGCTGCGATCGATACGCGCATGTTCCACGAGGCGACGCAAaaggacgccgcgctgtTTGACCGCCTGTGCCCCAAGAAGaagggcgtgcgcacgtTTGCGCCGGTCATGCTCAAGCGCCTCTCCAAGCTCGGCATTGACAAGACGGACCCCGACGCGCTGACCGACGAGGAAAAAGCGCGCTTCGCCCGTCTCGACATCGACCCCGAGACGGTGACGTGGCGCCGCGTGACGGATACCAACGACCGCTACCTGCGCGACATTACCGTCGGCCAGGCGCCGACTGAAAAAGGGCTtacgcgccgcaccggcTTTGACATTGCCGTCGCGTCCGAGTGCATGGCGGTATTGGCGCTCAgccgcgacgtggccgacatgcgcgagcgtctcggcaaCATGGTCATTGGCTCgagccgcgccggcgagccggtcacggccgacgacattggcgccggcggcgcgctgacCGTGCTCATGAAGGACGCGATTAAGCCGAACCTCATGCAGACGCTCGAAGGCACGCCCGTCTTTGTGCACGCGGGCCCCTTTGCCAACATTGCGCACGGCAACTCGTCgatcctcgccgacgccgttGCGCTCAagctcgccggccgcgaggAAAACGAGCCGAGCAGCCGCACCGGCTACGTCATTACCGAAGCCGGCTTTGGCGCGGACATTGGCATGGAAAAGTTCTGCAACATCAAGTGCCGCGAGAGCGGGCTGGTGCCGGATGCCACCGTGCTCGTGGCGActgtgcgtgcgctcaaGTCGCACGGTGGTGGCCCCGACGTGTCGCCCGGCAAGCCGCTCAGCGAGGTGTACACCCAAGAGAACCTCGAGATCCTGCGTGCCGGCTGCTCGAACCTCGCCAAGCACATTGACAATGCCAAGAAGCACGGCCTCAAGGTTGTCGTGGCCGTCAACACCTTTGCGACCGACACCCccgccgagacgcagctcgtggtgcaagaggcgctcaaggccggcgccgacgctgccgTCCCGTCCGACCACTGGGCGAAcggcggtgcaggcgccgtggacctcgccaaggccgtCATTGAGCAGCTCCAGGACACCGACTCCCAGTTCCAGTTCCTCTACGACGTGGAACAGCCGATTGACGCCAAGATCGAGACGATTGCCAAGGCGATGTACGGTGCGGACGGCATCGAGGTCCTacccgaggcgcgccaccAGATCGATACCTACACGCGCCAAGGCTACGCGAACCTGCCTATCTGCATGGCCAAGACCCACCTTTCGCTCTCGCACGACCCCCTGCTGAaaggcgcgccgaccggcTTTACGGTGCCGATccgctcggtgcgcctcgcggccggtgcgcgcTTCCTGTACCCCCTGTGCGGTGCGATGCAGACCATGCCCGGCCTGAGCACGCGCCCCGGCTACTACGACATCGACTTGGACGCCTCCGGCCAGGTCCAGGGTCTTTTTTAG